GCCTCGGCGATGCGCGGCAGGGCGTGGATCAGGGCGTAGTTGGTCAGCGGCGCGTTCTCGGCCGCCCGGGTGGCGAGCGCGATCGCCCGTTCCAGCCCCTCGCCCGGCGGCGTGACGTAGTGCGACAGGCCGAGCCGCTCGCCGCTCTCGGCATCGTGGACCCGGCCGGTCAGCATCATGTCGCGCATCCGCGAGACCCCGATCAGCCGCGGCAGCCGCACCGAGGCGCCGCCGCCGACGAAGATGCCGCGCTGGCCCTCCGGCAGGGCGTAGAAGGCGGAAGCCTCGGCGACCCGCAGATGGGCCGACAGCGCCAGTTCGAGCCCGCCGCCGATCACCGCGCCTTTCAGCGCCGCGACCACCGGCACCCGGCCGAACTCGATCTCGTGGAAGGCCCGGTGCCACATCCGCGAATGCAGCATCCCGGCCGGGGCGTCGCGCTCGGTCAGCTCCGCCAAGTCGAGCCCGGCGCAGAAATGCGGGCCCTCCGCGGCGATCACCAGCGCCCGCACGTCGTCGGGCAGGTTCCGGGCGATGCGCTCCAGCCCCAGCACCATGCCGTCGTCGAGGGCGTTGCGCTTGTGCGGGCGGGACAAGGTGACGATCGCCACGGCGTCCCGCCGGGTGACGACCAGGGACTCGGTGCCGAGGCCCGACAGGTCCTCCGCCATACGGCGTTCCTCCGATTCTCGCTCCGGCCGTTCGCGCCGGATTGCCAAACATGATTTGTAATGTGATATAACTATCTCAACGGGTCAATCGGGCGACAAGCCCTGACAGAGACCCGACCAGGGAGGGCGCCGCGATGGATGACGCGAGCGGACAGGCCGGCGACTATCGCACGGCCATCGGACGGGTGGCGGTGATCGGGACCGGCGTCATCGGGGCGTCGTGGGTGTCGCAGTTCTTGAGTTGCGGCCTCGACGTCGTCGCCACCGATCCGGCCCCCGGCGCGGAGGCGCATTTACGCGAGACGGTCGCCCGGCACTGGCCGGTCCTCGAACAGATCGGTCTTAGCCCCGGCGCCGCGCCCGAGCGCCTGACCTTCGTGGCCGGGCCGGAAGAGGCAGCGGCAAACGCCGATTTCGTGCAGGAGAACGGGCCCGAGCGCCTGGAGATCAAGCACGAGACCTTTTCCCGCCTCGACGCGGCCGCGGCCCCCGACGTGGTCCTGGCGACCAGTTCCTCCGGCCTCACCCCGAGCGCGATCCAGAGCGCCTGCCGCCATCCCGGCCGGGTGGTGCTCGGCCATCCCTTCAACCCGCCCCACCTGGTGCCGCTGGTCGAGGTGCTGGGCGGAGAACACACCGACGAGGGCGCCGTCGCCGCCGCGATGGGCTTCTACGCGCGCATCGGCAAGCGGCCGATCCGCCTGCGGCGCGAGCTCGTCGGCCACGTCGCCAACCGGCTCCAGGCGGCGCTCTGGCGCGAGGCGTTCCACCTCGTCGGCTCAGGCGCCGCCACGGTGGCCGATATCGATGCCGCCATCGCCCATGGGCCGGGCCTGCGCTGGGCCCTGATGGGGCCGTGCCTGCTCAACCACCTCTCGGGCGGCGCGAAAGGGTTCGCCCACACCCTCGACCATCTCGGGCCCCTGATGGAGGCGATGTGGGCCGATCTCGGTGACCCGCGCCTGACGCCCGACCTCAAGGCGACCCTCGTCCAGGGCCTCGAACAGGCGCTCGAAGGACGCGACCGCGACGCGATGGTGGCGCAGCGCGACCGGCTCCTCGTCGACCTCGTCCGGCAGAAGCGCGCCGCGCCGGACCTGCCGTAACCCTCGTCTCAACCAACTCAAGGGAGGACAACATGGCCAAGGTGATCGTGACGGTGGCGCCGACCGGCGGCATGGCCTCGAAGGCGCAGAACCACAACCTGCCGACCCAGCCGGCGGAGATCGCCGAGTCGGTGCACAAGTCCTGGAAGGAAGGGGCGGCCATCGCGGCGCTCCACGCCCGCCGGCCCGACGACGAGGCGACCTGCAACGCCGAGATCTACCGCGACATCAACCGGCGCATCCGCGAACGCTGCGACATCATCCTCAACAACTCGACCGGCGGCGGGTCGAGCGGCGACATGCTGGTGCCGCGCCCCGACGGGCTGTTCGAATCGAGCTTCGAGGAGCGGCTGAAGGGCTGCGAGGCCGGGGCCGAGATGGCGACCTTCGACGGCATGACCTTCGCGGACGTGCATGGCGGCCGCGAGATCCTGGTGGTGACGACGCCGAGCCGCTGCGAAGCGCTGGCGAAGCGCATGCAGGAGCGCGGCATCAAGCCGGAATGGGAGGTGTTCGGCCCCCAGCACATCCTGCAGGACGTGACCCGGCTGATCGAGAAGGGCTACGACAAGCCGCCCTACTACATCAACATGGTGCTCGGCGCCGACAAGGGTTTCCAGGGCGCGATGCCCTATTCCCACGACATCCTGGCGGCGATGATCCGGATGCTGCCGCCGCAATCGATCTTCTGCGTCTCCGGCATCGGCCCGGCGCAGCTGCCGGCGACGACGCAGGCGATCCTGCTCGGCGGCCACGTCCGGGTCGGGCTCGAGGACAACAATTATTACTCCCGCGGCCAGCTCGCGACCAACGAGCAGCTGGTGGCCCGCACGGTGCGGATCATCAAGGAACTGAACCACGAGCCGGCGAGCCCGGCCGAGGCCCGTGACATCCTCGGCCTCAAGGCCGTCTGACGGGAGGGACGACGATGCGCGCCCTTCGCTCCGCCCTGCTGGCGGGCCTGATGACCCTCGCGCCGGCCTTGAGCCATGCGGAGGGCGCCGTCTCCGGCGACCGCGTCAAGATCGGCGTGCTCGCCGACATGTCGACGGCGATGTCCGGCAATTACGGCACCGGCAGCGTCACCGCGGCGCGCCTCGCGGTCGAGGATTTCGGCGCGACGGTGCTGGGCAAGCCGATCGAGATCGTCGCCGCCGATCACCAGAGCAAGCCGGACGTGGCGAGCACGCTGGCGCGCCGCTGGTACGACGTCGAGGGGGTCGACATGATCACCGACCTCGGCAACTCGGCGGTGGCTCTGGGCGTCCAGGCGCTGGCGCGGGAGAAGGGGCGGCTCGCCCTCATCACCGGATCGGGCTCGACGGTGATCAC
This sequence is a window from Methylobacterium sp. SyP6R. Protein-coding genes within it:
- a CDS encoding crotonase/enoyl-CoA hydratase family protein, which produces MAEDLSGLGTESLVVTRRDAVAIVTLSRPHKRNALDDGMVLGLERIARNLPDDVRALVIAAEGPHFCAGLDLAELTERDAPAGMLHSRMWHRAFHEIEFGRVPVVAALKGAVIGGGLELALSAHLRVAEASAFYALPEGQRGIFVGGGASVRLPRLIGVSRMRDMMLTGRVHDAESGERLGLSHYVTPPGEGLERAIALATRAAENAPLTNYALIHALPRIAEADPATGYLTEALMTAVAQSDAEAKRRLAEFLEGRAKKVRE
- a CDS encoding 3-keto-5-aminohexanoate cleavage protein produces the protein MAKVIVTVAPTGGMASKAQNHNLPTQPAEIAESVHKSWKEGAAIAALHARRPDDEATCNAEIYRDINRRIRERCDIILNNSTGGGSSGDMLVPRPDGLFESSFEERLKGCEAGAEMATFDGMTFADVHGGREILVVTTPSRCEALAKRMQERGIKPEWEVFGPQHILQDVTRLIEKGYDKPPYYINMVLGADKGFQGAMPYSHDILAAMIRMLPPQSIFCVSGIGPAQLPATTQAILLGGHVRVGLEDNNYYSRGQLATNEQLVARTVRIIKELNHEPASPAEARDILGLKAV
- a CDS encoding 3-hydroxyacyl-CoA dehydrogenase NAD-binding domain-containing protein produces the protein MDDASGQAGDYRTAIGRVAVIGTGVIGASWVSQFLSCGLDVVATDPAPGAEAHLRETVARHWPVLEQIGLSPGAAPERLTFVAGPEEAAANADFVQENGPERLEIKHETFSRLDAAAAPDVVLATSSSGLTPSAIQSACRHPGRVVLGHPFNPPHLVPLVEVLGGEHTDEGAVAAAMGFYARIGKRPIRLRRELVGHVANRLQAALWREAFHLVGSGAATVADIDAAIAHGPGLRWALMGPCLLNHLSGGAKGFAHTLDHLGPLMEAMWADLGDPRLTPDLKATLVQGLEQALEGRDRDAMVAQRDRLLVDLVRQKRAAPDLP